GCTGAGCCGCACCGGCGCCCGGCTCAGCCCCGCCGAGCTCACCGTCCTGATCAACCAGCGCTTCGTCGACCTGCTGGACGGCGGCGTCCCGCTGATGCCCGGCGCCGAGCGGCTGCTCAACACCCTGGCCGCGCACGGCGTCCCGGCCGCCCTGGTCTCCGCCTCGCACCGGCACATCATCGACATCGTGCTGCGCAGCCTGGGCGCCCAGCACTTCGCCTTCACCGTGGCCGGCGACGAGGTCGCCCGGACCAAGCCGCACCCCGACCCCTACCTGGTCGCCGCCGCCCGGCTCGGCGCCGACCCGGCCCGCTGCGTGGTCGTCGAGGACACCCCCACCGGCGTCGCCGCCGCCGAGGCGGCCGGCTGCCCGGTCGTCGCCGTCCCCTCGATCGCCGCCATCGAGCCCGCCCCCGGCCGCCTGGTGCTGCCCTCGCTGGAACACGTCGACCTCGGCCTGCTGCGCACCCTGGCCGCCGCCCGGGTGTGAGCTTCGTCTCCCTCGCACCCTTTGCCGGTTTCGTTCCGCGCCCGGTGGTACGCGGAACGTGTCCGTCGCCGCGGGTGAAAACGGGCATTGGCAGACAACTCGTCGACCGCCGGGACAAGATCGTCCGAACCAGGTGCGGCCACCCGCCGAACCCTCGGTGACCGCCCGGAGGCGATGTGGCACGCTAAGGCGCGTTCAGTCCCCGTGCCGTGCCGCCGCCCACCCCGGGAAACCCGGGACGACGGGCGCGCGCGGCCGCAGCAGACCCGCGGCCCCGCCCGACCCCGGCGCCGGGCGGACGGGCACCGGCGACAGCCGGCCGCACGCAGTGAGGAAGACCACCCCGCATGACCACGCCCAACCGCCTGGCCGCGCTCAGCTGCGCCGCTCTCGTCGCCACCACGGCCGCCGGCTGCGCCTCCGTCGAGAAGGCCGCCGGCGGCGGCGGTGACGGCACCATCACCATGGGCACCACCAACGTGACCAGCGTGCTCGACCCGGCCGGTGCGTACGACGCGGGTTCCTGGCTGATCCTCAACAACACCTTCCAGTCGCTGCTGAGCTTCCCGGCCGGCGCGACCGACCCGCAGCCCGACGCCGCCGAGTCCTGCCGCTTCACCGGCGCCGACGCCCTCACCTACAAGTGCACCCTGCGCAGCGGCCTGAAGTTCTCCAACGGGCACCCGCTGACCGCCCAGGACGTCAAGTTCTCGATCGACCGGGTCAAGAAGATCGCCGACCCGTCCGGCCCGAGCCCGCTGCTGTCCACCATCGCCTCGGTGGACGTCTCCGGCGACCGCGACGTCGTCTTCCACCTGGAGAGCCCCGACGCGGTGCTCCCGGCCAAGCTGGCCTCCGCGGCCGGCTCGATCGTCGACCACCAGGTCTTCCCGGCGGACAAGCTGCTCGGCAACACCTCCCTGGTCGGCTCCGGCCCCTACAAGATCGACTCGGTCGAGATGAAGGGCAAGGCCCCGAGCAAGGTCCAGCTCAGCGCCAACTCGAGCTACCAGGGCATCGCGCAGCTGCGCAACAGCAAGTTCACGGTGCAGTACTTCGACAAGCCCGAGGAGCTGAAGACCGCCCTGGACGGCAAGGCGGTCGACCTCACCGACAACAGCCTCGACCCCGCCGAGGCGGCCAGGATCAGGGCCGACGACCTCTCCGGCGCCGGCAAGCTCCGGGTCGCCGAGGGCGCCTCCGGCGACACCCGCTACCTGGTCTTCAACACCAAGGACGAGACCGCCGGCAACCAGGCCGTCCGGCAGGCCGCCGCCCAGCTGATCGACCGCAAGGCGATCTCCCAGGACGTGTACGCGGGCACCGTGCAGCCGCTGTACTCGGTCGTCCCGGCGGGCGTGGCCGGCCACAACACCGCCTTCTTCGACAAGTACGGCGAGCCCGACCCGGCCAAGGCCAAGCGCATCCTGAACAACGCGCACGTCAACACCCCGGTCAAGCTCGCCCTGACCTGGTCCCGGGCCCGGGCCGGCGCCGCCGAGCTGGAGGCCGTCAAGCAGGAGCTGGAGAACGGCGGCCTGTTCCAGGTGACCGTGCAGCAGGAGCCCGACTGGACGGCCTACCAGGCCGGCTGGAAGAACGGCAGCTACCAGGCCTACACCGTCGGCTGGACGCCCGACTACTCCGACGCCGACGACTACATCAGCCCGCTGGTGGTCAACGGCGGCGCCTACCACAACGGTTGGAACAACCCGCAGATCACCGACAAGCTGGTGCCCGACTCGATCAAGCTCACCGACCGCTCCGGCGGCGGCGCCTACGACCAGATCCAGAAGATCCTGGCCGACGCCGTCCCGATGGTCCCGCTGTTCCAGAACAAGTCCTTCTACGTCTACCACCCCGGCATCACCGGCGTGGACAGCACCATGGACAACACCGGCGTGTTCCGGTTCTGGCAGATCGGCCGCACCTCGCAGTGACGCCCGGCCGCACGCCGGACGGCCCGCCACCCCCTGCGGGGTGGCGGGCCGTCCGGCGTTCCGAGGGGGCGCCTACAGCGAGCCCGGGCGGACCAGGCCGCTCTCGTACGCGTACACCGCCGCCTGCACCCGGTCGCGCAGCTGGAGCTTGGTCAGCACGTGGCCGACGTGCGTCTTCACCGTGGTCTCCGAGACGAACAGCTCGGCGGCGATCTCCGCGTTCGACAGGCCGCGCGCCACCAGCCGCAGCACCTCCACCTCGCGCTCGGTCAGCACCGTCAGCGCCTGCGGCGGCGTCTCGTCCCCCGAGGGCAGCTTGGTGGCGTACATGTCCAGCAGCCGGCGGGTCACCGACGGGGCCAGCATCGCCGCGCCGTCCGCCACCACCCGGATCGCCTGCACCAGCTCCTCGGCCGGCACGTCCTTCAGCAGGAAGCCGCTGGCGCCCGCGCGCAGCGCCTCCACCACGTACTCGTCCAGGTCGAAGGTGGTCAGCACCAGCACCTTGGCCGGGCCGTCCCGGTCCGGCCCGGCGATCCGCCGGGTCGCCTCCACGCCGTCCATCCGCGGCATCCGGATGTCCATCAGCACCACGTCCGGCTGCAGGGCGCGGACCTGGTCCAGCGCCTGCTGCCCGTCGCCGGCCTCGCCGACCACCACCAGGTCGGACTCGGCCTCCAGGATCATCCGGAAACCGGTACGCAGCAGCGGCTGGTCGTCCACCAGCAGCACACGGATCGTCACCTACGACTCCTTGCCGGGAATGGTCACAGTGGTCAGTGGCAGCGGGTACGGCGGGGGAGTGCCGCCGAACTCCGGGCAGGACGCCCGGTGGTCGCACCAGTCGCACAGCCGGTTGCGCGTCGCCGGGAAGTCACCGGTGGCCACCGCCGCCGAGATCGCCTCCCACAGCGCCTCCAGCTTCCGCTCCACCGCCAGCAGGTCGGCCTCGTCCGGGTCGTACGTCACCACGTCCCCGCCGCCGCCCAGGTACACCAGCTGCAGGCGCTTGGGGACCACGCCCTTCCAGCGCCACACCACCAGTGCGTAGAACTTCATCTGGAACATCGCCCGGCCCTCGAAGTCCCGCGAGGGAGCCCGGCCGGTCTTGTAGTCCACCAGCCGCACCTCGCCGGACGGCGCGACGTCCACCCGGTCGATGTACCCGCGCAGCAGCAGGCCCGAGGGCAGCGCGGTCTCCACGTACAGCTCCCGCTCCACCGGGTGCAGCCGGGCCGGGTCCTCCAGCCGGAACCACTTCTCCACCAGCTTCTCGGCGTCCGCCAGCCAGCCGGCCAACTTCTCCGGCTCGCCCGGGAACAGTTCGGCCAGCTCCGGCCGTTCCCCCAGCAACCGCTCCCACTGCGGGCCCAGCAGCCCGAGCGCCCGCTGCGGCGTGCGCTCGGCCGGCGGGTGGTCGAACAGCCGCTCCAGCACCGCGTGCACCAGCGTCCCGCGGGTGGCGGCCGCGGACGGCGGCTCCGGCAGCCGGTCGATCACCCGCAGCCGGTACAGCAGCGGGCAGGTCATGAAGTCACCCGCCCGGGACGGCGACAGCCCGGTCGGCCGGGCGGCCGGCCGCGGAGCGGGCGGAGGGTCGGTCTGCTGCATGCCACGACCCTATTGCACCGGACCGACAGCACGGGCGAACGGGTCGAAGAGCTGGGTATAGGACAAGGGGAGGGCGGGGTGCGCCGCCGTTCCCCGGGCGAGATCACGTAGCGTACGAGGCACCAGCGGCAGCAGGGCCGACAACGGACGGCGGAACGGAAGGAGCACGGTGGACGACACCGAGGGGCGGGCACCGGAGAAGCCGAAGCCCGACGACCAGCCGCGCGGCGGCATCCTGATGGGCCGTCCGTTCGGCGTGCCCGTCTACGTCACCCCGTCCTGGTTCCTGGTCGCCGCGCTGATCACCTGGATCTTCGGCAGTCGGCTCGCCGAGGTCCTGCCCGACCTCGGCGCCGCCCGCTACCTGCTGGCCTTCTCCTTCGCCGTCGCCTTCTACGGCTCGGTGCTGGTCCACGAGCTCGCCCACACCGTGGTCGGACTGCGCTACAAGCTCGGCGTGCGCCGCATCCAGCTCCAGTTCCTCGGCGGCGTCTCCGAGATCGAGAAGGAGGCCGACCGCCCCTGGCGCGAGTTCTGGCTCGCCTTCGTCGGCCCGCTGCTCTCGCTGCTGCTCGGCGGCGCCTTCTGGCTCGGCCTGCGCGCCGTCGAACCCGCCACCGTCCCCGGCGTGCTGCTCGCCGGCCTGATGGTCTCCAACCTGGTCGTCGCCGCCTTCAACCTGCTCCCCGGCCTCCCGCTGGACGGCGGGCGGATGCTGCGCGCCGTCGTCTGGGCCGTCACCGGCAACCCGATGAAGGGCACCCGGGCCGCGGTCTGGGTCGGCCGCGCCCTGGCGATCGCCGTCGTCCTCGGCCTGCCGGTCCTCAGCTCCTCCCAGGACGTCGAGCGCTCCGCCACCGAGGCCATGGTCGACGGCGTGCTCGCCGCCATCCTCGGCTTCATCATCTGGCAGGGCGCGGGCAACTCGCTGCGCAACGCCCGCCTCAAGGAGGTGCTGCCCCGGCTCAAGGTCCGCGAGCTGGCCCGCCGCAGCATCGACGTCCCCGCCGACACCCCGCTCGGCGAGGCCATGCGCCGGGCCCGCGAGGTCCACGCCGGGGCGATCGTGGTGGTCGACGGCCGCGGCGAACCCGTCGCCGTGGTCAAGGAGTCCGCGGTCAGCGCCGTCCCCGAGCACCGCCGCCCCTGGATCGCCGTCACCGCCGTCTCCCGGGACGTCGAACCCGGCCTCACCGTCCCCGTCGACCTGGCCGGCGAACAGATCCTCGACGTGCTGCGCCGCGCCCCCGCCACCGAGTACCTGGTGGTCCGCCCGGACGGCTCGGTCTACGGCGTGCTCTCCCTCACCGACCTCGAACGCCGCCTCACCGCCGCCCTCCAGGGCCGGGCCGCGGGCGCGGGCTGATCATGTGGTCGGGGACAGCCCTCCGGCTCCCGTAGGATGGCCCCCATGTCCGAACCGACCGGTGCCGCCCGCCGACGCGGGCCCTTCAAGGTCGGGGACCAGGTCCAGCTGACCGACCCCAAGGGCCGCCACTACACGTTCACGCTCCAGGCCGGGAACCAGTTCCACACCCACAAGGGTATGTTCCCGCACGACGAGCTGATCGGCGCTCCCGAGGGCACGGTCGTCCGCACGACGGGCAACGTCCCGTACCTCGCGCTGCGCCCCCTGCTCCCCGACTACGTCCTGTCCATGCCGCGCGGCGCGGCCGTGATCTACCCCAAGGACGCGGGGCAGATCCTGGCCATGGCCGACATCTTCGCCGGCGCCCGGGTGGTCGAGGCGGGCGTCGGGTCCGGCGCCCTCTCCACCTACCTGCTGCGCGCCGTCGGCGACACCGGCACGCTCGCCTCCTACGAGCGCCGGCAGGACTTCGCCGACATCGCGAAGGGCAACGTCGAGCGCTACTTCGGCGGCCCGCACCCGGCCTGGAAGCTCACCGTCGGCGACCTCCAGGACAACCTGGTCGAGACCGACGTCGACCGGGTCATCCTGGACATGCTCGCCCCTTGGGAGTGCCTGGACGTCGCCGCCAAGGCGCTCGTCCCCGGCGGCCTGATCTGCTGCTACGTGGCCACCACCACCCAGATGTCGCGCACCGTCGAGGCGCTGCGCGAGCACGGCTGCTTCACCGAGCCGCAGGCCTGGGAGACCATGGTCCGCACCTGGCACCTGGAGGGCCTGGCCGTCCGCCCGGACCACCGGATGATCGGCCACACCGGCTTCCTGCTCACCGCCCGCCGCCTCGCCGACGGCGTCGAGCCCCCGCTGCGCCGCCGCCGCCCGGCCAAGGGCTCCTACGGCGAGGACTACGAGACCGGTCCGGAGACCGAGCTCACCCTCGCCGAGCGCGCCGCCGTCCGCAAGGCGCAGCGCGAGGCCGCCTCGCACGACGCGCGGGAGCTGCCGCAGTAGCGGCGGCGGAGAACCGCCCGCAGCCGGGGTGCGGGAGGACGGCGCACCGTCCTCCCGCACCCCGGCTGTCCGCGTTCCGCCGCCCCGGGCCGGCCCCCGCGCCCCTGGGTGCACGCGGGGCGCGGGGGTGTGGAAGGATGCGCGGACCGGAGAGGGCGGACCGTGAAGGGGAGTCTCGTGGTGACGGAGCGTCGGATACCCGGGCACGCGCGGTCGGGGCTGAAGCACTGGGTGCTGGTCGTGGCGGGCTGCGCGGCCGTGGTGGGCGGGGCGCTGGGCGCCACCTCGGCGACCGGGGCGGTGACGCCCGGTCGGACGGCCGCCGACCCGACGGCCGAGCCGGTGCCCGCGTCCGCGCCGCTGCCCGCGTCCGCGCCGCTGCCCGAGGTCGACCCGGCCAAGGCCCACCTGCCGCTGGACTGCGGGCCGTTCCCGGTCGCGGTCACCCTGAAGGCCGCCGCCGTGCTGGACGGCAGGCCGGTGACCGTCGCCGCCGCGCACTGCCGGGCCGACATGGGCACTCCGCCGGACGGGGTGTTCCTGGTCGCCGCCGAGGGCGCCCCCGTCGTGCTGCTGCCCGACACCGAGGGCCTGACCGTCACCGAACTGGCGATCCGCAGCGACGGCTCGATCCGCGGCCGGGCGAGCGGCTACTCCTCCCCGGACGTGCCGCGCTACGCGCCCGACCTCCAGGTCGAACTGGGCTGGACCCGGACGGGCGGCGACTGGGCGAGGACCGAGACCCGCACGCCGGTGCGCACCGCCTGAGCGGCCGCCGGCCCGTCCGCCCGTCCGTCCGCCAGCCCGCCCGCCGGTTCGTCCGCCCGCCGGTCCGACGGGGCGTCAGGCGGGCGGCCGACGGGGCGTCAGTCCGCGTCCGGCCCGTAGACCTCGACGCCGTCCGCCGCGCGGCGGACGTGGATGCAGTCGCCCGGGCAGTCCTTGGCGGAGTCCACCACGTCCTGAAGGAGCGTCAGCGGGACGGGCACGCTCTCGCCCGGCTGCTGGCGCAGCTCGTCGTCCGCGCCCTTGACGTAGGCCAGGCCGTCGATGTCGAGTTCGAAGACCTCGGGTGCGTACTGCGCGCAGATGCCGTCCCCGGTGCACAGATCCTGGTCGATCCAGACTTCGAGTGCCTCGCCCGTCCCCGCCATTGCCCCTGCCGTTTCTGCTCTGGTCGCCCCGTATTCGGGGACATTCCTGTCACGATACATCCGCGCTGCTTTGAACCGTTGAGCGGTGGGCATCTCCTCTACCAAGAGGGGAAGCACGCAGGGCGAACAACCGGACACGCCCGACCCGCCTTTCTGATCACTAAGGGGTTTACATCGCCCTGGTCCCAGGTAGGTTTGGGTCGTCCAGCTCCCCCAGGAGGAGGTGAGGACCGTGGCAGCCCACGATGACGAGTACGACCGCAGCGCCGGCAGGCCCGCACGGGGGTCCGACGAGGCCGCGCAGGTCTCCTACCTCGAGCAGGAGATCGCTGTCCTTCGACGCAGGCTCGCGGATTCCCCGCGAGGATCGAGGATCCTCGAGGAGCGGATCGTCGAGCTGCAGACCAACCTGGCCGGTGTGACCGCCCAGAACGAGAGGCTCGTCGCGACCCTGCGCGAGGCCCGCGACCAGATCGTGGCCCTCAAGGAGGAGGTCGACCGGCTCGCCCAGCCGCCGGCCGGATTCGGCACCTTCCTCGAGAAGAACGAGGACGGCACCGCCGACATCTTCACCGGGGGCCGCAAGCTCCGGGTCAACGTCAGCCCCAGCGTCGAGCTGGACGAGCTGCGCCGCGGCCAGGAGGTGATGCTCAACGAGGCGCTCAACGTCGTCGAGGCGATGGCGTTCGAGCGGATCGGCGAGATCGTCACCCTCAAGGAGGTGCTGGAGGGCGGCGACCGCGCGCTGGTCACCGGCCACACCGACGAGGAGCGCGTGGTGCGGCTCGCCGAGCCGCTGCACGGGGTGACGCTCCGCCCGGGTGACGCCCTGCTGCTGGAGCCCCGCTCCGGCTACGTGTACGAGGTGGTGCCGAAGTCCGAGGTCGAGGAGCTGGTCCTCGAGGAGGTCCCGGACATCGACTACCGGCAGATCGGCGGCCTCGCCGGCCAGATCGAGCAGATCAGGGACGCGGTGGAGCTGCCCTACCTGCACGCCGACCTGTTCAAGGAGTACGAGCTCCGGCCGCCCAAGGGCGTCCTGCTCTACGGCCCGCCCGGCTGCGGCAAGACGCTGATCGCCAAGGCGGTGGCCAACTCGCTGGCCAAGAAGGTCGCCGAGGTGACCGGCCGCCCGCAGGGCAAGAGCTACTTCCTCAACATCAAGGGCCCCGAGCTGCTCAACAAGTACGTGGGCGAGACCGAGCGGCAGATCCGCCTGGTCTTCCAGCGGGCCCGGGAGAAGGCGAGCGAGGGCACGCCCGTCATCGTCTTCTTCGACGAGATGGAGTCGCTGTTCCGCACCCGCGGCTCCGGCGTCAGCTCGGACGTGGAGAACACCATCGTCCCGCAGCTGCTGGCGGAGATCGACGGCGTGGAGGGCCTGGAGAACGTCATCGTCATCGGCGCCTCCAACCGCGAGGACATGATCGACCCGGCGATCCTGCGGCCCGGCCGCCTGGACGTCAAGATCAAGATCGAGCGGCCGGACGCCGAGGCGGCCAAGGAC
The window above is part of the Kitasatospora sp. NA04385 genome. Proteins encoded here:
- a CDS encoding HAD family phosphatase, with translation MTTVSTPVRIDGDGEDGGLHAVLLDMDGTLVDTEDFWWQAEVDLFAELGHRLTAEDRTHVVGGPMTRVIDYLLSRTGARLSPAELTVLINQRFVDLLDGGVPLMPGAERLLNTLAAHGVPAALVSASHRHIIDIVLRSLGAQHFAFTVAGDEVARTKPHPDPYLVAAARLGADPARCVVVEDTPTGVAAAEAAGCPVVAVPSIAAIEPAPGRLVLPSLEHVDLGLLRTLAAARV
- a CDS encoding ABC transporter substrate-binding protein, with the translated sequence MTTPNRLAALSCAALVATTAAGCASVEKAAGGGGDGTITMGTTNVTSVLDPAGAYDAGSWLILNNTFQSLLSFPAGATDPQPDAAESCRFTGADALTYKCTLRSGLKFSNGHPLTAQDVKFSIDRVKKIADPSGPSPLLSTIASVDVSGDRDVVFHLESPDAVLPAKLASAAGSIVDHQVFPADKLLGNTSLVGSGPYKIDSVEMKGKAPSKVQLSANSSYQGIAQLRNSKFTVQYFDKPEELKTALDGKAVDLTDNSLDPAEAARIRADDLSGAGKLRVAEGASGDTRYLVFNTKDETAGNQAVRQAAAQLIDRKAISQDVYAGTVQPLYSVVPAGVAGHNTAFFDKYGEPDPAKAKRILNNAHVNTPVKLALTWSRARAGAAELEAVKQELENGGLFQVTVQQEPDWTAYQAGWKNGSYQAYTVGWTPDYSDADDYISPLVVNGGAYHNGWNNPQITDKLVPDSIKLTDRSGGGAYDQIQKILADAVPMVPLFQNKSFYVYHPGITGVDSTMDNTGVFRFWQIGRTSQ
- a CDS encoding response regulator transcription factor; this translates as MTIRVLLVDDQPLLRTGFRMILEAESDLVVVGEAGDGQQALDQVRALQPDVVLMDIRMPRMDGVEATRRIAGPDRDGPAKVLVLTTFDLDEYVVEALRAGASGFLLKDVPAEELVQAIRVVADGAAMLAPSVTRRLLDMYATKLPSGDETPPQALTVLTEREVEVLRLVARGLSNAEIAAELFVSETTVKTHVGHVLTKLQLRDRVQAAVYAYESGLVRPGSL
- a CDS encoding RecB family exonuclease, with product MQQTDPPPAPRPAARPTGLSPSRAGDFMTCPLLYRLRVIDRLPEPPSAAATRGTLVHAVLERLFDHPPAERTPQRALGLLGPQWERLLGERPELAELFPGEPEKLAGWLADAEKLVEKWFRLEDPARLHPVERELYVETALPSGLLLRGYIDRVDVAPSGEVRLVDYKTGRAPSRDFEGRAMFQMKFYALVVWRWKGVVPKRLQLVYLGGGGDVVTYDPDEADLLAVERKLEALWEAISAAVATGDFPATRNRLCDWCDHRASCPEFGGTPPPYPLPLTTVTIPGKES
- a CDS encoding site-2 protease family protein, which translates into the protein MDDTEGRAPEKPKPDDQPRGGILMGRPFGVPVYVTPSWFLVAALITWIFGSRLAEVLPDLGAARYLLAFSFAVAFYGSVLVHELAHTVVGLRYKLGVRRIQLQFLGGVSEIEKEADRPWREFWLAFVGPLLSLLLGGAFWLGLRAVEPATVPGVLLAGLMVSNLVVAAFNLLPGLPLDGGRMLRAVVWAVTGNPMKGTRAAVWVGRALAIAVVLGLPVLSSSQDVERSATEAMVDGVLAAILGFIIWQGAGNSLRNARLKEVLPRLKVRELARRSIDVPADTPLGEAMRRAREVHAGAIVVVDGRGEPVAVVKESAVSAVPEHRRPWIAVTAVSRDVEPGLTVPVDLAGEQILDVLRRAPATEYLVVRPDGSVYGVLSLTDLERRLTAALQGRAAGAG
- a CDS encoding tRNA (adenine-N1)-methyltransferase: MSEPTGAARRRGPFKVGDQVQLTDPKGRHYTFTLQAGNQFHTHKGMFPHDELIGAPEGTVVRTTGNVPYLALRPLLPDYVLSMPRGAAVIYPKDAGQILAMADIFAGARVVEAGVGSGALSTYLLRAVGDTGTLASYERRQDFADIAKGNVERYFGGPHPAWKLTVGDLQDNLVETDVDRVILDMLAPWECLDVAAKALVPGGLICCYVATTTQMSRTVEALREHGCFTEPQAWETMVRTWHLEGLAVRPDHRMIGHTGFLLTARRLADGVEPPLRRRRPAKGSYGEDYETGPETELTLAERAAVRKAQREAASHDARELPQ
- a CDS encoding ferredoxin, giving the protein MAGTGEALEVWIDQDLCTGDGICAQYAPEVFELDIDGLAYVKGADDELRQQPGESVPVPLTLLQDVVDSAKDCPGDCIHVRRAADGVEVYGPDAD
- the arc gene encoding proteasome ATPase is translated as MAAHDDEYDRSAGRPARGSDEAAQVSYLEQEIAVLRRRLADSPRGSRILEERIVELQTNLAGVTAQNERLVATLREARDQIVALKEEVDRLAQPPAGFGTFLEKNEDGTADIFTGGRKLRVNVSPSVELDELRRGQEVMLNEALNVVEAMAFERIGEIVTLKEVLEGGDRALVTGHTDEERVVRLAEPLHGVTLRPGDALLLEPRSGYVYEVVPKSEVEELVLEEVPDIDYRQIGGLAGQIEQIRDAVELPYLHADLFKEYELRPPKGVLLYGPPGCGKTLIAKAVANSLAKKVAEVTGRPQGKSYFLNIKGPELLNKYVGETERQIRLVFQRAREKASEGTPVIVFFDEMESLFRTRGSGVSSDVENTIVPQLLAEIDGVEGLENVIVIGASNREDMIDPAILRPGRLDVKIKIERPDAEAAKDIFSKYLRDSLPFHPDDLKEHDGSVSVTVAAMIQSVVERMYSETEENRFLEVTYANGDKEVLFFKDFNSGAMIQNIVDRAKKMAIKDYLDHGQRGLRVSHLLAACVDEFKENEDLPNTTNPDDWARISGKKGERIVFIRTLVTGKQGAESGRSIDTVANTGQYL